One segment of Toxotes jaculatrix isolate fToxJac2 chromosome 8, fToxJac2.pri, whole genome shotgun sequence DNA contains the following:
- the LOC121186613 gene encoding kelch-like protein 38 isoform X1, whose translation MVSLLSMDQPEVKIFHYKDKEQSSNLLLQLNRLRQEKILTDVLLCSDNTEIPCHRNVLVSSSPYFRAMFCNNFIERQQTKIDLKGITSTILSSIIDYVYTGLVIISMDIVLPLMQAASMLQYGRLFEACSSFLQEQLSPENCLSMIRLSEIMHCSSLRDKAKEMAMKSFSDVSASEDLCELSLPELMGYLEDDSLCAEEEQVFETLVAWIHHDPLSRRGAISDLFKKVRLRHIHPTYLFQFIANDPLIQSSTLCTELIESVRRLMFSVNAKCMGDTAVDFKRLWVAPRRYTYHDMLVVVGGRKNNEQTSREALVFDEKSQRWQWLAKLPVRLYKASYVALHSVLYVIGGLTTNTKYSQVSKTVYTLSLKTNQWRTAEPMLEPRFAHQSVSYLHFIFVLGGLGPDTRVTNRVERYNSMFNQWESMAPMPEAVLHPAVAATNQRIYIFGGEDAMQNPVRIIQVYHIARNMWSKMENRTVKNVSAPAAIMDDKIYIIGGYTRRMIAYDTKANRFIKCANLKERRMHHSATVLNNKLYITGGRYINGHDVIEDSDNFECYDLKTDTWTSKGTLPFKVFDHGSLTLTCVSQTWAKS comes from the exons ATGGTCTCTCTCCTCAGCATGGACCAACCAGAAGTCAAAATCTTCCACTACAAAGACAAGGAGCAGTCCTCCAACCTGCTCCTTCAGCTCAACAGGCTGAGACAGGAGAAGATCTTAACAGATGTGTTACTGTGCTCAGATAACACAGAGATACCTTGCCATCGTAATGTCCTGGTCTCCAGCAGCCCTTACTTCAGAGCCATGTTCTGTAACAACTTCATAGAGAGACAGCAGACCAAGATTGACTTAAAGGGCATCACCTCAACCATTCTCAGTAGTATCATTGACTATGTTTACACCGGACTTGTTATCATCAGCATGGACATTGTGCTGCCTCTCATGCAGGCGGCATCCATGTTGCAATATGGCCGCCTTTTTGAGGCCTGTTCAAGTTTCCTTCAGGAGCAGCTGAGCCCCGAAAACTGTCTGAGCATGATAAGACTCTCCGAAATTATGCATTGTAGCAGTCTGAGGGACAAGGCAAAGGAGATGGCAATGAAGAGCTTCTCTGATGTGTCAGCATCTGAGGATCTATGTGAGCTGTCCTTACCAGAGCTCATGGGATACCTGGAGGATGATAGTCTTTgtgcagaggaggaacaggTCTTTGAGACACTTGTTGCTTGGATCCACCATGATCCTTTATCTCGGCGTGGTGCCATTAGCGACCTTTTCAAGAAGGTTCGCCTTCGACACATCCACCCCACCTACCTCTTCCAGTTCATAGCCAACGACCCTCTGATCCAGTCCTCCACCCTCTGCACAGAGCTCATCGAATCTGTGAGACGCCTCATGTTTTCTGTCAACGCAAAATGTATGGGAGACACAGCAGTGGACTTCAAACGTCTCTGGGTAGCACCAAGGCGATACACCTACCATGatatgctggtggtggtgggagggagaaagaacaATGAGCAGACCTCGAGGGAAGCCCTAGTCTTTGATGAGAAGAGCCAGAGGTGGCAGTGGCTTGCCAAACTGCCCGTTCGTCTGTACAAGGCCTCTTATGTTGCCCTTCACAGCGTCCTGTATGTTATCGGAGGCCtgaccacaaacacaaagtacagccaAGTCAGTAAGACTGTCTACACCCTCTCCCTCAAGACCAACCAGTGGCGAACTGCGGAGCCCATGCTAGAGCCACGCTTTGCCCACCAGAGTGTCTCCTATCTCCACTTCATCTTCGTCCTGGGTGGCCTTGGGCCTGACACACGGGTGACAAACAGAGTGGAGAG GTACAACAGTATGTTCAACCAGTGGGAGTCGATGGCGCCCATGCCTGAGGCTGTGCTGCACCCAGCAGTGGCTGCTACTAATCAGAGGATCTACATTTTCGGAGGAGAAGATGCGATGCAGAACCCTGTCAGAATAATACAA GTGTATCACATTGCCAGGAACATGTGGTCAAAGATGGAAAACAGAACGGTGAAGAATGTGTCTGCTCCAGCTGCCATTATGGATGACAAAATCTACATCATTGGAG GATACACCAGGAGAATGATCGCATACGACACCAAGGCCAACCGGTTCATCAAGTGTGCCAacctgaaggagaggaggatgcaCCATTCTGCCACTGTTCTCAACAACAAACTCTACATCACAGGCGGACGTTACATCAACGGCCATGATGTCATTGAGGACTCGGACAATTTTGAGTGCTATGACCTAAAGACAGACACTTGGACTTCGAAGGGGACTCTGCCATTTAAAGTGTTTGACCACGGCTCCCTGACTCTGACATGTGTCTCACAGACATGGGCAAAATCATAG
- the fbxo32 gene encoding F-box only protein 32, with amino-acid sequence MPFLGQDWRSPGQSWVKTEEGWKKTTADDRNNNVSVESFCKAEQEECFNKENLLLSLSYDMAAKKRKKDLMNNNTKVPYFHREKWIYVHKGSTKERHGYCTLGEAFNRLDFCSAIKDTRRFNYVVRLLELIAKSQLPSLSGVAQKNYMNILERVVQKVLDDQQNVRPIKELLQTLYVSLCGLVQDMGKSVLVGNINIWVHRMENILQWQQQLDNIQINRPTSTGMTLTDLPASLQLNIMQRLSDGRDLVSLGQVCPELGALTEDRLLWKRLCQYHFTDRQIRKRLMVSDKGHLEWKKMYFKLSRCYPHREQYSDTLHFCTHCHILFWKDTNHPCTANNPESCTMSLSPQDFINLFNF; translated from the exons ATGCCATTTCTCGGACAGGACTGGAGGTCACCGGGTCAGAGTTGGGTCAAAACCGAAGAGGGATGGAAAAAGACAACAGCAGACGACAGAAACAACAACGTCTCCGTGGAGAG CTTCTGCAAAGCTGAACAGGAGGAGTGTTTCAACAAGGAGAACTTGCTGCTTTCTCTCAGCTACGACATGGCTGccaagaagaggaaaaaagatctAATGAACAACAACACTAAGGTCCCCT ATTTCCACAGGGAAAAGTGGATTTATGTTCATAAAGGAAGCACCAAGGAG CGCCACGGATATTGTACGCTGGGAGAGGCCTTCAACCGCTTAGATTTCTGCAGCGCAATCAAGGATACGAGGAGATTTAATTACGTCGTCAGA CTCCTGGAGCTTATCGCCAAGTCCCAGCTCCCCTCGCTCAGCGGAGTGGCGCAGAAAAACTACATGAATATTCTGGAGAGAGTGGTACAGAAAG TCCTCGATGACCAGCAGAACGTTCGTCCGatcaaagagctgctgcagacGCTGTACGTCTCGCTGTGTGGTCTTGTTCAGGACATGGGCAAGTCTGTCCTGGTGGGGAACATCAACATCTGGGTGCACCGCATGGAGAATATcctgcagtggcagcagcagctggacaaCATCCAGATCAACAGG CCCACATCTACAGGCATGACTCTGACTGACCTGCCTGCCAGCCTGCAGCTCAACATCATGCAGCGCCTTTCGGACGGCAGGGACCTGGTCAGCTTGGGCCAGGTGTGTCCTGAGCTGGGGGCCCTCACTGAGGACCGGCTGCTGTGGAAGAGACTCTGCCAGTACcacttcacagacagacag ATCCGAAAGCGCCTGATGGTGTCAGATAAAGGTCACCTGGAGTGGAAGAAGATGTACTTTAAGCTGAGCCGCTGCTACCCTCACAGAGAACAATACAGTGACACCCTGCACTTCTGCACACACTGCCACATCCTTTTCTGGAAG GACACAAACCATCCCTGCACAGCCAACAACCCAGAAAGTTGCACCATGTCCCTCTCCCCTCAAGACTTTATCAACCTTTTTAACTTCTGA
- the LOC121186613 gene encoding kelch-like protein 38 isoform X2, with amino-acid sequence MDQPEVKIFHYKDKEQSSNLLLQLNRLRQEKILTDVLLCSDNTEIPCHRNVLVSSSPYFRAMFCNNFIERQQTKIDLKGITSTILSSIIDYVYTGLVIISMDIVLPLMQAASMLQYGRLFEACSSFLQEQLSPENCLSMIRLSEIMHCSSLRDKAKEMAMKSFSDVSASEDLCELSLPELMGYLEDDSLCAEEEQVFETLVAWIHHDPLSRRGAISDLFKKVRLRHIHPTYLFQFIANDPLIQSSTLCTELIESVRRLMFSVNAKCMGDTAVDFKRLWVAPRRYTYHDMLVVVGGRKNNEQTSREALVFDEKSQRWQWLAKLPVRLYKASYVALHSVLYVIGGLTTNTKYSQVSKTVYTLSLKTNQWRTAEPMLEPRFAHQSVSYLHFIFVLGGLGPDTRVTNRVERYNSMFNQWESMAPMPEAVLHPAVAATNQRIYIFGGEDAMQNPVRIIQVYHIARNMWSKMENRTVKNVSAPAAIMDDKIYIIGGYTRRMIAYDTKANRFIKCANLKERRMHHSATVLNNKLYITGGRYINGHDVIEDSDNFECYDLKTDTWTSKGTLPFKVFDHGSLTLTCVSQTWAKS; translated from the exons ATGGACCAACCAGAAGTCAAAATCTTCCACTACAAAGACAAGGAGCAGTCCTCCAACCTGCTCCTTCAGCTCAACAGGCTGAGACAGGAGAAGATCTTAACAGATGTGTTACTGTGCTCAGATAACACAGAGATACCTTGCCATCGTAATGTCCTGGTCTCCAGCAGCCCTTACTTCAGAGCCATGTTCTGTAACAACTTCATAGAGAGACAGCAGACCAAGATTGACTTAAAGGGCATCACCTCAACCATTCTCAGTAGTATCATTGACTATGTTTACACCGGACTTGTTATCATCAGCATGGACATTGTGCTGCCTCTCATGCAGGCGGCATCCATGTTGCAATATGGCCGCCTTTTTGAGGCCTGTTCAAGTTTCCTTCAGGAGCAGCTGAGCCCCGAAAACTGTCTGAGCATGATAAGACTCTCCGAAATTATGCATTGTAGCAGTCTGAGGGACAAGGCAAAGGAGATGGCAATGAAGAGCTTCTCTGATGTGTCAGCATCTGAGGATCTATGTGAGCTGTCCTTACCAGAGCTCATGGGATACCTGGAGGATGATAGTCTTTgtgcagaggaggaacaggTCTTTGAGACACTTGTTGCTTGGATCCACCATGATCCTTTATCTCGGCGTGGTGCCATTAGCGACCTTTTCAAGAAGGTTCGCCTTCGACACATCCACCCCACCTACCTCTTCCAGTTCATAGCCAACGACCCTCTGATCCAGTCCTCCACCCTCTGCACAGAGCTCATCGAATCTGTGAGACGCCTCATGTTTTCTGTCAACGCAAAATGTATGGGAGACACAGCAGTGGACTTCAAACGTCTCTGGGTAGCACCAAGGCGATACACCTACCATGatatgctggtggtggtgggagggagaaagaacaATGAGCAGACCTCGAGGGAAGCCCTAGTCTTTGATGAGAAGAGCCAGAGGTGGCAGTGGCTTGCCAAACTGCCCGTTCGTCTGTACAAGGCCTCTTATGTTGCCCTTCACAGCGTCCTGTATGTTATCGGAGGCCtgaccacaaacacaaagtacagccaAGTCAGTAAGACTGTCTACACCCTCTCCCTCAAGACCAACCAGTGGCGAACTGCGGAGCCCATGCTAGAGCCACGCTTTGCCCACCAGAGTGTCTCCTATCTCCACTTCATCTTCGTCCTGGGTGGCCTTGGGCCTGACACACGGGTGACAAACAGAGTGGAGAG GTACAACAGTATGTTCAACCAGTGGGAGTCGATGGCGCCCATGCCTGAGGCTGTGCTGCACCCAGCAGTGGCTGCTACTAATCAGAGGATCTACATTTTCGGAGGAGAAGATGCGATGCAGAACCCTGTCAGAATAATACAA GTGTATCACATTGCCAGGAACATGTGGTCAAAGATGGAAAACAGAACGGTGAAGAATGTGTCTGCTCCAGCTGCCATTATGGATGACAAAATCTACATCATTGGAG GATACACCAGGAGAATGATCGCATACGACACCAAGGCCAACCGGTTCATCAAGTGTGCCAacctgaaggagaggaggatgcaCCATTCTGCCACTGTTCTCAACAACAAACTCTACATCACAGGCGGACGTTACATCAACGGCCATGATGTCATTGAGGACTCGGACAATTTTGAGTGCTATGACCTAAAGACAGACACTTGGACTTCGAAGGGGACTCTGCCATTTAAAGTGTTTGACCACGGCTCCCTGACTCTGACATGTGTCTCACAGACATGGGCAAAATCATAG